From the genome of Deinococcus sp. JMULE3, one region includes:
- a CDS encoding GerMN domain-containing protein — translation MPRKLFSPFNVVSAALLAASVLALQAVQRTPPTPEPPRLDLTERQTLKVKVYFTDPQVQTLKAETRTVQVTRTNTRSVAQAAVDVWARGPFDKSFLGVVPAGTPAPKVYLRGQHYYVDLPDAYTKLRYGASGERMLLCTLTRTLLEQKGQDVTFLVSGQNVEALGRMDLTQPFAAGDCADQ, via the coding sequence GTGCCCCGCAAACTGTTCTCGCCGTTCAACGTGGTCTCGGCCGCGCTGCTCGCCGCGTCCGTGCTGGCCCTGCAGGCCGTGCAACGCACGCCCCCCACGCCCGAGCCGCCCAGACTGGACCTGACCGAACGGCAGACCCTGAAGGTCAAGGTGTACTTCACCGACCCGCAGGTGCAGACCCTGAAAGCCGAGACGCGCACCGTCCAGGTGACCCGCACGAACACCCGCTCGGTCGCGCAGGCCGCCGTGGACGTCTGGGCGCGCGGCCCCTTCGACAAGAGCTTCCTGGGCGTCGTGCCCGCCGGGACCCCCGCCCCGAAGGTGTACCTGCGCGGACAGCACTACTACGTGGACCTGCCCGACGCGTACACCAAGCTCCGCTACGGCGCCAGCGGCGAACGCATGCTGCTGTGCACCCTGACCCGCACCCTGCTGGAACAGAAGGGGCAGGACGTGACGTTCCTGGTGAGCGGGCAGAACGTCGAGGCGCTGGGCCGCATGGACCTCACGCAGCCGTTCGCGGCCGGGGACTGCGCCGACCAGTAA
- a CDS encoding chromosome segregation SMC family protein has product MLQSVTLQGFKSFADRTRLEFGPGVSAVIGPNGSGKSNVVEAIRWATHQARARDLRAGRGTELIFHGSGGKAPLGLAEVQLELVTPAGERVNLARRVYRDGTGEQDLNGRGVRVRDVQGALRGTGLGPGGLAVIGQGEVSGVVQAEGKTLLGYVQEAAGLSRAVTARQETEARLREADTHLDSLRLVLNEREAALERLARAAQDARTHRDLSGRVLTLEDALRRDRQLTLAREVFAARSEAAELEARSAALAAEVQAAATAVDAARDAAQEARARRDAYAGALDTLRAARDAAAQAQRYRAHLDAERQTLTAELDALPRTPPEQPAPDLTALDAALTQARAQADAAERRARSLDADLTRARALAARAAEAAARHDASRETIRAEFERAQGNLTQALEALEAAQERLAHARTAREQAEQAYLGVRGEREAATQHERHLRGELARVNASVAPLRRERDRLEQTLNSYARYGEGARNALRLDHPGIVGSVADLLTVPAEYEVALGAALGRRLEQVVVNRADDAREIIDELKRVGGRATFLPLDIIRARPRRDGALLREDGVIGNLADLCPSDPPLVAESILADTLVVRDLRAANRIARAHASRPRLVTLDGELVEPGGAITGGRARDTGSGVLGDQRRFQELDAELEDADRQSSRLTSELKKVEATLAGSAERHDTLLAARERAAQEETGAERRVTELAAQTRSLQANHDRLAARLGPDETEPEPLAPGETLPDVDALTASLQTARSDAETHRAQERHAAENLALAQQADAAWRAYRTGRARAGDLRARLDTNATSLTAQDAALDAARAEVTRREAALGTLDENEYARAEYAREKASQDYATLIGTQNKARARLDDLRLLIARREGSLEPIPDGCLPPGTPREWTAELTRTRAALDALGPVNARAEADHAAETELLGAQRAELHDADAAAQELRAHLQELQTAEEHATRAAFDRVNTAFREYSTELLGGQGDLEPETDDAGILRGLRLAVQPRGKRTRSMTLLSAGERTMAGLGFLFALNHAGGEGSAGGLPLAVLDEVDAPLDEANIRRFTAFLKRFSERGAQFLLVTHQKATMEVAHALWGVTTDQTGASRVLSIRQHDDTRAG; this is encoded by the coding sequence ATGCTTCAGAGTGTCACCCTGCAGGGCTTCAAGAGTTTCGCCGACCGCACCCGCCTGGAGTTCGGGCCCGGCGTCAGCGCCGTCATCGGCCCGAACGGCAGCGGCAAGAGCAACGTCGTCGAGGCCATCCGCTGGGCCACCCATCAGGCCCGCGCGCGGGACCTGCGCGCCGGGCGCGGCACCGAACTGATCTTCCACGGCAGCGGCGGCAAGGCGCCCCTGGGCCTCGCGGAGGTGCAGCTGGAACTCGTGACGCCCGCCGGGGAGCGCGTGAACCTCGCGCGGCGCGTGTACCGCGACGGGACCGGCGAGCAGGACCTGAACGGACGCGGCGTGCGCGTGCGGGACGTGCAGGGCGCGCTGCGCGGCACCGGACTGGGCCCCGGCGGGCTGGCCGTGATCGGGCAGGGCGAGGTCAGCGGCGTCGTGCAGGCCGAAGGGAAGACCCTGCTGGGCTACGTGCAGGAGGCCGCCGGGCTGTCCCGCGCCGTGACCGCCCGCCAGGAGACCGAGGCCCGCCTGCGCGAGGCGGACACGCACCTGGACTCGCTGCGGCTGGTGCTGAACGAACGCGAGGCCGCACTGGAGAGACTGGCGCGCGCCGCGCAGGACGCCCGCACGCACCGCGACCTGAGCGGCCGGGTGCTGACGCTGGAGGACGCCCTGCGCCGCGACCGGCAGCTGACCCTGGCGCGCGAGGTCTTCGCGGCCCGCAGCGAGGCCGCCGAACTGGAGGCCCGCAGCGCCGCCCTGGCCGCCGAGGTGCAGGCCGCCGCGACCGCCGTGGACGCCGCCCGTGACGCCGCGCAGGAGGCCCGAGCGAGGCGCGACGCGTACGCCGGGGCGCTCGACACCCTGCGCGCCGCCCGCGACGCCGCCGCGCAGGCGCAGCGCTACCGCGCGCACCTGGACGCCGAACGGCAGACCCTGACCGCCGAGCTGGACGCGCTGCCGCGCACGCCGCCCGAGCAGCCCGCCCCGGACCTGACCGCGCTGGACGCCGCGCTGACGCAGGCCCGCGCGCAGGCGGACGCCGCCGAACGCCGCGCCCGCAGCCTGGACGCCGACCTGACCCGCGCCCGCGCCCTGGCCGCCCGCGCCGCCGAGGCCGCCGCCCGCCACGACGCCAGCCGCGAGACGATCCGCGCCGAGTTCGAACGCGCCCAGGGCAACCTGACCCAGGCGCTGGAGGCGCTGGAGGCCGCGCAGGAGAGACTGGCACACGCCCGCACCGCGCGGGAGCAGGCCGAGCAGGCGTACCTGGGTGTCCGCGGCGAGCGCGAGGCCGCCACGCAGCACGAACGGCACCTGCGCGGCGAACTGGCCCGCGTGAACGCCAGCGTCGCCCCGCTGCGGCGCGAACGCGACCGGCTGGAACAGACCCTGAACTCCTACGCCCGCTACGGCGAGGGCGCCCGCAACGCCCTGCGCCTCGACCACCCGGGCATCGTCGGCTCGGTCGCCGACCTGCTGACCGTCCCCGCCGAGTACGAGGTCGCGCTGGGCGCCGCCCTGGGCCGCCGCCTGGAACAGGTCGTCGTGAACCGCGCGGACGACGCCCGCGAGATCATCGACGAACTCAAGCGCGTGGGCGGCCGCGCGACGTTCCTGCCGCTGGACATCATCCGCGCCCGGCCCCGCCGCGACGGCGCGCTGCTGCGCGAGGACGGCGTGATCGGCAACCTCGCCGACCTGTGCCCCAGCGACCCGCCCCTGGTCGCCGAGAGCATCCTGGCCGACACCCTGGTCGTCCGCGACCTGCGCGCCGCGAACCGTATCGCCCGCGCGCACGCCAGCCGACCCCGCCTCGTCACGCTGGACGGCGAACTCGTCGAACCGGGCGGGGCGATCACCGGGGGCCGCGCCCGCGACACCGGCAGCGGCGTGCTGGGCGACCAGCGCCGCTTCCAGGAACTCGACGCGGAACTCGAGGACGCCGACCGCCAGAGCAGCCGCCTGACCAGTGAACTGAAGAAGGTCGAGGCGACCCTGGCAGGCAGCGCCGAACGACACGACACCCTGCTCGCCGCCCGCGAACGCGCCGCGCAGGAAGAAACGGGCGCGGAGCGCCGCGTCACCGAACTGGCCGCGCAGACCCGCAGCCTCCAGGCGAACCACGACCGCCTCGCGGCCCGCCTGGGACCCGACGAGACGGAACCCGAACCCCTGGCCCCCGGCGAGACCCTGCCGGACGTGGACGCCCTGACCGCCAGCCTCCAGACCGCCCGCAGTGACGCCGAGACGCACCGCGCGCAGGAACGCCACGCCGCCGAGAACCTCGCCCTGGCGCAGCAGGCGGACGCCGCGTGGCGCGCCTACCGCACCGGCCGCGCCCGCGCCGGGGATCTGCGCGCCCGCCTGGACACCAACGCCACCTCGCTGACCGCGCAGGACGCCGCGCTGGACGCCGCCCGCGCCGAGGTCACCCGCCGCGAGGCCGCGCTGGGCACCCTCGACGAGAACGAGTACGCCCGCGCCGAATACGCCCGCGAGAAAGCCAGTCAGGACTACGCCACCCTGATCGGCACGCAGAACAAGGCCCGCGCCCGCCTGGACGACCTGCGCCTCCTGATCGCCCGGCGCGAGGGCAGCCTCGAACCCATCCCCGACGGCTGCCTCCCGCCCGGCACGCCCCGCGAGTGGACGGCCGAACTGACCCGCACCCGCGCCGCACTGGACGCCCTGGGGCCCGTCAACGCCCGCGCCGAGGCCGACCACGCCGCCGAGACCGAACTGCTCGGCGCCCAGCGGGCCGAACTGCACGACGCGGACGCCGCCGCGCAGGAACTCCGCGCGCACCTGCAGGAACTCCAGACCGCCGAGGAACACGCCACCCGCGCCGCCTTCGACCGCGTGAACACCGCCTTCCGCGAGTACAGCACCGAACTCCTCGGCGGGCAGGGCGACCTGGAACCCGAAACGGACGACGCGGGCATCCTGCGCGGCCTGCGCCTCGCCGTGCAACCCCGCGGCAAACGCACCCGCTCCATGACCCTGCTCTCCGCCGGGGAACGCACCATGGCCGGCCTGGGCTTCCTGTTCGCCCTGAACCACGCGGGTGGGGAAGGCAGCGCCGGGGGCCTCCCCCTGGCCGTGCTGGACGAGGTGGACGCCCCGCTGGACGAGGCGAACATCCGCCGCTTCACCGCCTTCCTGAAGCGCTTCAGCGAACGCGGCGCGCAGTTCCTGCTCGTCACGCACCAGAAAGCCACCATGGAAGTCGCGCACGCCCTGTGGGGCGTCACCACCGACCAGACCGGCGCCAGCCGCGTCCTCAGCATCCGCCAGCACGACGACACCCGCGCCGGATAA
- a CDS encoding alpha-amylase family glycosyl hydrolase, producing MRHLALLGALLTSLAGGSGAQTALPIPHFEGQVIYQVMPDRFFDGNPANNQGVNRDDPRAWHGGDLPGLTQKLAYIQKLGATSVWLTPVYQQQTVNSFGTAGYHGYWPADFRNVDPHFGTLADFGTFVKAAQGAGMRVVLDQVINHYGYEAAAVRVRRDWFNTQATCDATQNKDVDCPLSGLPDLRQSNPQVRDLLLGNANFWREQGVSAFRYDAIKHVERPFLNDLLAADRQAGIWTLGEWFGADTGTVADWQKAGFDSLFLFSLQDAMKASVMGESSLEAVRSVLARQGELPRPGEVALFLDNHDVPRFAQGSLFEDVGQERTRYGLRALMTLRGVPVIWQGTEIAMRGAADPDNRRDMRFEDQWTPAERAVFDATKAAIAARKASPALSNGSQTLLPTPDRVSGQLLLFTRELNGQTVLAAWHSANTRRTYSLKLSGLGVNWPALAATPSLYAGQDAKVSVSGGYLHLSLPARDAAAFRVQ from the coding sequence CCCATCCCCCACTTCGAGGGGCAGGTGATCTATCAGGTCATGCCGGACCGCTTCTTCGATGGGAACCCCGCGAACAACCAGGGCGTGAACCGCGACGACCCGCGCGCGTGGCACGGGGGGGACCTGCCGGGCCTGACGCAGAAACTCGCGTACATCCAGAAGCTGGGGGCGACGTCGGTGTGGCTCACGCCGGTGTACCAGCAGCAGACCGTGAACTCGTTCGGCACCGCCGGGTACCACGGGTACTGGCCCGCCGACTTCCGGAACGTGGACCCGCACTTCGGGACGCTGGCGGACTTCGGGACGTTCGTGAAGGCCGCGCAGGGCGCCGGGATGCGCGTCGTGCTCGATCAGGTCATCAACCACTACGGGTACGAGGCCGCCGCCGTGCGCGTCCGCCGGGACTGGTTCAACACGCAGGCCACCTGCGACGCCACCCAGAACAAGGACGTGGACTGCCCCCTATCGGGCCTGCCGGACCTGCGCCAGAGCAACCCGCAGGTGCGGGACCTGCTGCTGGGCAACGCGAACTTCTGGCGAGAGCAGGGCGTCAGCGCCTTCCGGTACGACGCGATCAAGCACGTCGAGCGGCCCTTCCTGAACGACCTGCTGGCCGCCGACCGGCAGGCGGGCATCTGGACGCTGGGCGAGTGGTTCGGCGCGGACACCGGCACCGTCGCCGACTGGCAGAAGGCGGGCTTCGACAGCCTGTTCCTGTTCAGCCTGCAGGACGCCATGAAGGCCAGCGTGATGGGCGAGAGCAGCCTGGAGGCCGTCCGCAGCGTCCTCGCCCGGCAGGGTGAACTGCCCAGACCTGGCGAGGTGGCGCTGTTCCTCGACAACCACGACGTGCCGCGCTTCGCGCAGGGCAGCCTGTTCGAGGACGTCGGCCAGGAGCGCACCCGCTACGGCCTGCGCGCCCTGATGACCCTGCGCGGCGTGCCCGTCATCTGGCAGGGCACCGAGATCGCCATGCGCGGCGCCGCGGACCCCGACAACCGCCGCGACATGCGATTCGAGGATCAGTGGACGCCCGCCGAGCGCGCCGTGTTCGACGCCACGAAAGCCGCCATCGCCGCGCGCAAGGCCAGCCCCGCCCTCAGCAACGGCTCGCAGACCCTGCTGCCCACCCCCGACCGCGTCAGCGGACAGCTGCTGCTGTTCACCCGCGAACTGAACGGCCAGACCGTCCTCGCCGCGTGGCACAGCGCCAACACCCGCCGCACGTACTCCCTGAAACTAAGTGGCCTGGGCGTGAACTGGCCCGCGCTGGCCGCCACCCCCTCCCTGTACGCCGGGCAGGACGCCAAGGTCAGCGTCAGCGGCGGGTACCTGCACCTCAGCCTCCCCGCACGGGACGCCGCCGCCTTCCGCGTGCAGTAA